The nucleotide sequence TCTCTAAAAGTGCCAGATCAACCTCTATCTCAGCGTTTCTTTCCCTTGTATATTTTCTTTCAAGCCTGTCGAGCTCTGTCGAGATAAAATCGCTCCAGTCCCTTATATCCGAAGCCGCTGCCGCAATATGTTTTACGGCATTGGAATTTATCTTCTCTGCTATCGGAATAATCTCATGCCTGATGGCGTTTCTTGGTATTTCGGTATCAAAATTCGTCTCATCGGTTCTGAAATCTATCTTCCGCTCTCTCAGATATTCTTCTATTTCTTCCCTTGTAAGACAGAGAAGCGGTCGTATGATCTTTCCCCTGACCGGGGCTATACTTCCCATCCCCCAGATGGAACTTCCTCTGAAAAGGTTAAAAAGCATGGTTTCTGCGGCATCACAGGCATGATGTGCAACAGCTATCCTATCTGCCCCCTCACGCTCAAATTCCTCGTATCGAGCGTTCCTCGCTGCCTCTTCCAGGCTTTCTCCTTTTTCCGCTGCCAACTTCGGTGCATTTATATGAACGGTTCTGCATGGCAGATCCAGCTCTTCGCAGAGCTTTTCCACATATTCAGCATCCATAAGCGAGGCCTCTCCCCTTATACCATGCTCTATATGTACTACCGAAAGGCTGTATCCCAGTTCCTCTTTAAGTTCATATAGCAAAAAAAGGAGACAGACAGAATCCGCTCCTCCTGAAACCCCTGCGACAACTCTTTGTCCGGGAGTGACCATATTATTCTCTTTTATAAATTTTTTAACTCTGTCATTTATCTTCATCTTCAGGCTTAAAAACTATTTCCCCGTCGTGAACAAGCCCAAGCTTATCTTCGGCTATCTCCTCGGCGTATTTTCTTGTTTTTGTATATTTCTCAAATTCCTTTAAGTCTTCAGTGCGCTTTTTTTCGTCCTCGATACCTTTTTCGAGCTCATTGATCCTCGAGATATACTGCTCCTGCTTGATCTGCAGTCTGAAGCTGTCATAGGCGACAACACCAAGAAGCATTATCATTACTATAATAATGCAAAGGACACTCAACTTATTATGTTTTTTTCTCTGAAAAGCCGGCACCCTTCCCATTTTTTTCTCCTAAACAACCCTAGGTTTATACCTGATAAATTCACCCCTATCTGTGATTCCTCGTAAGACAAAAACACACTATATATTATACAGTATAATACAAGCCCAGTCAATATAACTGTATACAATTTTTCATCTATTTTTTCAGTAAAAATCACTACTCAGACGTATTTAAAGAGGTCTTTAACCTGCTCCTTTTTTACTGTCTCTTCTATAGCAAGAACCTCGACCTTTACAGCCTTGTTTCCAAATGCGATCTCTATTGTATCGCCGACTTTTACTTCTGTGCCGGCCTTTGAAGCTTTTCCGTTTATGGAAACTCTTCCCGCATCGCAGGCTTCATTTGCCACGCTTCGTCTCTTTATAAGTCTTGAGACTTTTAAGTATTTATCCAGACGCATATTTACCTCCTGAAACTGAAAAGGATGTACACAGCCTTAAGCGTGTACATCCTCATTGCTAATAAACATTTATAATATCACGAATTGCTTTGCAATTAGTTTTTGATATTCAATTACTTGTTTACAGCATCCTTAAGAGCCTTGCCTGCCTTGAACTTAGGAGCCTTTGATGCAGGGATCTTCATTACAGCACCTGACTGAGGATTTCTACCCTCTCTAGCTGCTCTCTCAACAACTTCGAATGTACCGAAGCCAACAAGCTGGATCTTGTCACCCTTTACAAGTGTCTCTTCAACTGAATCTGTGAAAGCCTTAAGTGCGCTTTCTGCATCCTTCTTTGTAAGACCTGACTTCTCTGCAATTGCTGCAACTAACTCTGTTTTGTTCATTATGATAACTCCTCTCTGAATGAGTTTTATTATTATCCTGCCCAGCAACTATGCTGACTGCAAGACACATATCTATTTATACCCACTTTTAGGGAATTTGTCAACAAAAATAAGCTAAAATAGGCTAAAAATCGGAGAGCACGAGGCTCCCCGATCTTTGGTGTGTAAAGAGAGGTATATTTGTTTGATTATAAGTACAAAACGCTCTGTTTTCCGGCTTATAATCTGTAAATAATCTTACATTTTTGTAGCACTGTCTACTGCTATTGAACCCTTATAGTTTCCTGTAAGTTCAATTGTCTTTCCATCGCTTGAAAGATTATAATCTGTTCCCTTCTTTAAGACATATTTCTTATACTTGCCGTTATTATCGGAAAGTGAAGCCTTTACTTTCTTAACGGTATTTGACTTAACCTTTACGTACAGCTTTGAGCTTTCAAGTTCAACAGGCTTAATTGTAAATGAAATTGTCTGTCCCTTGATTGCCTTGGATGCTGCCTTTGCTGCCTTCTTATCTGTGATCTTGTTGCCGTTTGCATCCTTTGCCCTGTTAAGGCTCTTGATCGTGAAGCTTGCTGTTCCGGCTGCCTTTGAATTTGCCATCTTTGCACTCTTAACAAGATAATTCATTCCATTTACACTTACTGTAACCTTAAGGCCTTTCTTACCGCCGATCTTCATCTTTCTTCCGCTGAAAGGAAGGTTTGTAGGTGCAGTGATCGTGTACTGTGTGCCGTCAGCTGATGTATAAACTGTAGTTGTACTTGTTGCTTCTGTTGAAGATGCTGTTTCAACTTCTGACTTATTTACCGAATAAACACTTGTAATATAATCCTTCATTGTATCTGCATAGTTTGCTGCCTTAAAATCATTCATATCCGCAAACTGGCTTGAAGCCATTATCATCTTAAGTACTCTTATCGTACACTTCTGAAGGTCGCCGAGATACATGTCGTTATCGGAATAAGTTCCCTTATACTCTGCAAGCCATGTATCTTCATCAACAGCTGTTACTGTAAGTGATCCTTCCTCGATCATTGTCTTCATTTCGTCAGGAAGTTCATCGTATCCATCAACACCATCTGTCACAACTGTATTAGCAGATATTTCAGCAAGTGCGTCAAATTCTGTCGATACTACTGCTTCACCATCTTTATCTGCGGTAAAGTCATTCCAGTTTTCTGTTACTGTTGTTTTTCCTGTCCACCAACTATATGATGAAGTCGTTGTTACATATCCGTTTTCACTAAAAGTAGGCTCTACATCTTCAACTGCTGATAAAACTTCTTCAGGTGATCCTCCCGGCATTACAAGGTCATTTCCTGCATGCATACATTCCTCAATATGATGCATTCCACCCCAGTCAGTCATTACCATTCCCTTGTAATCCCACTCTGAACGAAGTACGTCTTCAAGGATATCAAAGTTTTCTGATGACCATGTACCGTTTGTCTTATTGTAACTGCTCATTACTGTGAGCGGCTGTGATGTCTTTACTGCGATCTCAAAGCCCTTGAGATAGATTTCTCTCATTGCACGCTCTGAAATATGATTATCTACTGCACTTCTGTTCTCTTCCTGGTTGTTATCAACATAATGCTTGATTGAAACACCTACACCCGGATTAGACTGAACACCGTTTGTAATAGCAGCACCTGTTGTACCTGAAAGGAACGGATCCTCTGAATAGTACTCAAAATTACGACCGCAAAGAGGATTTCTGTGGATATTCATACCAGGAGCAAGCCATACGGTAACTCCAAACTCTGCCATTTCTGTTCCGATCGCATCACCAACTTCTTTAACAACTTCTTCATCCCATGTCTGGGCAAGTAATGTTCCGATAGGGAATGCTACCGCAAACTGATACTGTGTAGTACCATCATCATCAGTATATTCCTGAGTAATACGTATACCTGCAGGTCCATCTGAAAGTACAGTATTGGGAATTCCAAGGCTTTCATAATAATTCTGTGTTGTTTCGCCGGCTGCACCCTCAACACTGTTTGCCTGTGCTCCAACAATAGGGTCATCTGTAGATGAGCTGCTGTAACCTTCGACAATATTTGACATTTCTTCGTTTGTAAGTCCTGTTACAAACTCTTCAATGCTTATATCGTCATTATAAACATCTATCAGATCCTTGTCTCTGTAATCATCGCTAAGTTCGATTTTTTCAACTTTTTCTTCATACTTGCCGCTGCCCGGAAGATTATTAATATCTTCTTCAGCTGTATTTGCTGAAACATAGGTTGTAACTACTTCATCATCTACATCACTTGCATTATCTCCATCGATCAGCTTAAGTTTTTCTGCTGATACAGCAATTGTTTTCGCTGATGAAATTTCAGAATCTTCACTTGTGTAACTGTAGGATTCTGCTGATGCAGCTTCTGATGCCAAGTCATCATCTACATCATTATAATCATTATCACCCATCAGCTGATTGCTGAGCTGCTCTGTGATAACATCATCACCAATATTGATCTTGGCTACAACATGTGTATTCCTTGAGCTGTTGCCAACACGGATCAGATAGTCACCCTTTGCCATCTCATATGCTGCATCATCTTCACTGTATGAGGACATGTCTGATGTTTTGAAGGAAATCTCAAGTGTCTGGCTTTTACCCGGCTCAAGTTCATCAGTTTTTCCATAAGCTGCGAGCTCCTGATAAGGAACATCAAGCTTTCCGGACGGAGCTGAGAAATAAACCTGAACAACTTCTTTTCCTGAATAACTGCTTCCTGTATTTGTAACCTTTGCCTTTACAGTAACATTATTCTCGTCTGCTTCTACTGATGTTGTTTCAATACTGAAATCTGTATAAGATTTACCAAATCCAAATTCATACTCAGGTTCTACTCCGAATGTATCGAAATATCTGTATCCAACATAGATACCTTCTGAGTATAACTCTGTATCTGTGTCATCATCATTAAAACTGAAATCCTCTGATGACGGATAATCATCATAATCTTTAGCCCAGGTATCTGTCAGTTTACCTGAAGGTGTTACTTCACCGGTCAGAATCTCAGCAAGAGCTTCACCGCTCTTCATTCCTGCCTGAGACATAAGGAGAACACTCTCAACATCCTCATCGTCCGCGAATTCTGCTGTATCAATGACTCCACCAACATTTAAGATTATAACTACATGCTCAAAATTAGATTTAAGATATTCAAGATTAGCTTTCTCTATATCTGTAAGTTCATAATCATCCTCTTGTTCTCTGTCTGCTCCTTCTCCAGAATTTCTTCTGATAACAAAAAGTGCAGTATCTGCCTCTTTTGCAGTATCATCTACTGCGCCGTCAGTTTCAAGGCTTCTCTCTACTGACGATGCAGGAGTCCACCATCCGCTTCCGGCTTTATAATATCCATCTTCCTGATTTTCATAGCTTTCAAGATAAGCTTCAAGATAATCAGCAGAAGTGATATCGTATACATCTTTAAGTCCATCGTAGATACTTACTGTTTCTGATTCACGCTGATTAACAGCACCTGATCCGGTTCCTCCAATGATTGTAACTACAGAACCGCTTCCGTACAAAGCAACTTTTTTACCGGATGCAAGCGGAAGTATAGAATTTTCATTTTTAAGCAGAACCATACCCTGTGTTGCTGCTGTCTTTGAAATTTCCATATTTGTTTTTTCACGTTCAGTAACTTCTGTAGAAGTTGTTGCCGCAAATGCCGTTTCCAGTGATGTAATACCTGCGCCACTAACTACAGTGGTCGCTACCATTGCAGATGCCATGAGACCTGCTATGGATTTTCTCCATTGATAGTTTCTTCTCATACCTTTCCTCCAATAACAAATCTTTTATAAAACCTTCTAAAAAAATTATATTTTCTTAAGCATTTTTTTAGAATTAGATTTGTTATGATATGTTTTAGAAATCGTACGCTATAATAATTCAACAAAGAAAATCCAGCATGTCTATTATTATCTATACATAATGCATATTACGGATTCAATATTAGTCCCGCAGATAAATCATTAAATTCTACCTTTTCCAAAGTAATTCTATAATATTTTCCTTCATCGAGATTTAAATCCTTCATTTTTTCCTTATGCATCACAACTGCATCTACAAGCTTCATTAATGCCTCTGCATGTTTTGATGTATCACACAATACAGTTCCCAGAAGTTTTTTTCTCTCCACACTTTTTAATGCCTCGTTGATACCATCGATCCCGACAACGCGTATAGAATCAATTCCCAATGCATCCAGTGTATCTATCGCGCCAAGTGCCATTGCATCATTGTTACTGATTATGATTTCAAGATTTTTATTTATTTCACTGTCCGACATCCACGCATATGTTGTCATTCTGGCTTTATCACGATCCCAGTCCGCTACCGCACTTGTAAGCAGTTCAAGCTTTATCCCTGATTCCTCTAAGGATTTAAGTACTACTTCACTCCTTATAACCGCATCCTGATGCCCGATTTCACCCTCAAGAACTGCACACTGAACTATTCCATCCTTGTTTTTATCAATTTTATTATTATCAAATGCATCTTTTATTATTTCAGCCTGAAGTATCGCTGATTCCTTCGCGTCCGAACCCTCATAATATAAATTTTCATTTCTCATTAGATCCTTTTTTACAGGCTCACGATTGAAGAAAATTACCGGAACTCCTTTTTTTTCTGCCATGGCTATTATGTTGGATGCCTTATTTCTTTCCACCAGATTAACGCAGAGAATATCATAATTTAAGTCAAGTAAATGTTCTGCCTGCATATCCTGCCGGTTCTGATCTGCCATTGCATCCATTACATTAAGGCTCAGATTATAATCCTTATGCAATTTTTGATATTCTGTGATCTCTTCCCTGAATTCCTCTGTAATGGATGATATAAATGTATCAGTTCCGTCATATGCTAAAAATCCTATATGACAGCTGCGCTGTTTATTCCCGTCAAATCGGTAATTTCCTAACATACATACCGCAATAACCGCAAATAACAGTATGATAAATATCACCAGTCTTTTTTTCAATTTATATATCCTTCCTGATCACTCTGCTGTCAAAAATATTTTCTGAATTTATAAAATATGGATCCTCAACTATATCATAAGCACTGAAAAATCCTCTTGAGTAATTCATAAGAGTCTTCACAGATCTTACCCCTATCGCATAGTCGCTCCATTCTACAGCTCCACTGACCAGTCCATCCTCTATATTCTTTAAGAGCATTTTATCTGACCCTATGGAATATATACCCAGATCCCAATCTTTATAATAATTACTGAATTTTACAACCGATTCAGTCGCTTCAGGTCCATCTGTAATAACAACAGTTTTTTTCCTGTCTTCCGCTATTTTTTTAAGTTTTGTTGCTATCACAGGCTGGATGTAATATTCTTCGACAATTAACCGGTTATCCGGAAGGTATTCCTTTATGGTGTCTATTATTTTTAATATTTCGCTCGAATCGCTGTGTCTGCAGATCATAACCAGCCGGGCATCAGCATTATCCACAGCTATATTTTCTGCAAGGATCTTTCCAGCTTTTTCCCTGTCAAATCCGGCAGAAAAGGCATTTCTTCTGTCGAGTCTGTCATTATAAATATATGTTATCGGCAGTGTAAATTTTTCATCCCTTATCCATTCCTTTATTTCCCTGTCGTCCGTTGGTACAATTATAAGTGCTTCCGCACCATTATCTATTTCTCTTTTTATAATCTCTTTCTGTAAATCCGTATCATAGGCTTTCGGTAGAAATTCTATATTTATATCAAGATTCTGAATTGAAGCTTCTTCTGAGATACCTTTTTCAAGTTCATCATGAATTGTGCTGTCAGAACAATCCATGATCACGGATATCTTCATATTTTTTCTCTTATAACCTATCCCTGCAGAATCAGCGATCAAAATAAACATCAGCAATAAAGCCGCAAATATCCAAAATCTTATAATTTCTTTTTGTCCGCTATTCATTCTTTCCAATCCCCATACTCTATAGCCGGCATGTGAAGTATGATTTCAGTTCCCTCATCCGGCTCTGAGTTTATGATGATTCCATACTCTATACCAAAATAAAGCCTGATCCTCTCATTAACATTATATATTCCTATACCGTTTCCTCTCTTTGATTCTACGGGTTTTTTGAGCAGGGACTCCTGCTGTTCCTCCGTCATACCCATTCCATTATCACGAACGCTTATATAAAGATCCTCTCCTTTACGATATGCCCTGATGAATATTTCTCCTTCATCTTCCATAAATTCCATGGCATGATATATTGCGTTCTCAACAATCGGCTGTACAATAAGCTTCACAGTAGAAAGATTTTTAACGTCTTCTTCAATATCTATACTATAGCTGAATTGATCCCGGTAACGTCTTGATTGTATCAGAAGATAATTTCTCACATGCTCTATTTCATTTTCTACAGTTATGACATTTTTTCCCTTACTTATACTTATCCGGAAAAGCCTTGCCAGTGCAGTCACTATCTCTGTGGCATCGCTGTTTCTTCCTTTTTCTATCATCCAGGTGATAACATCTAATGTATTATACAGAAAATGCGGATTTATCTGTGACTGAAGACTATCCATCTCGCTTTTGCGTTTGAGTTTCTGCTCACGTCTTACCTCTTCCATCAGGAACCTTATCCGGCAGACCAGCCTGTTGACGCTCTTTGCCAGTGAGCGCACCTCAATACTTCCATAAACCCTTACTTCTGTATCCAGCTTTCCGCCTGCCAGTTCCCCTACACTTTTCTCCAGCTCACCGATCGGTCTGGACACCATTCCCGATATAAATTCGCTGAACTTCAGTATCACTATCATAAATACCGATATCATGAACAGAACCTGTATCAGCCACTTTGCCATATTTTCTTTCTCTGCCGATGCAGTATAGACACTTACCAGCCGCCATCCTGTATAGCCAATGGTTCTCAATGCATAAATATTCCTCTGTCCAAGAAATGATATCTTATAGCTCCCGTCTTTCAGATCTGCAAGCTCCTTATTATTTTCCGGCTTAAATCCCTCCTCATACCTGCTCTGGTAGGGATGGGCAAGGATTTCCCCATTATCATTCATCAGATAGACGTATTCGCGTATTGAATTGCTCAATGTCTTGCACATACGTGTTAATTCACTGTAATTAAAATTTACGACTATCACGCCTTCAAATTTTTCTCTTCCTGTAGATATCTCCAGATAACGGCTGACAGGAATCACCCATTCATAATCTGCTGTAGGAAAGTCATAAAGATCATCTACCACAGGCTCTGAAAACGCTATATTTTCCGGATTACCGACCGCTGCCCTGAACCATTCCTCATCACAGACATTGACATTCTCCTTAATTTTTATCTGCGGTGCCGTCATGACTGCCTCACCTGACATGTTAAAACAGGCTATATCCTTTATATACCTGCTGTTTGAATTATAGGCATAATTAAAAAGGAGCTGCTTTTCCTCCTCGCTTGTAAAGTCATCCTTTAGTATATTGAAATATACATTATCGGTAATGTCTATAAGTGTGCTTATATATTCCTCGAGCTGCTTCGCCCCTGAATTCAGCAGTATTTCCTGTTTCTGTCTTACCAGGCGGTCATATTGAGTATTATGATTTATTATCCAAAAAAAGTTCAGGATAACGAATTCCAGGATAGTCGAAAAAATAAAAATCTTATAGATCATCTTCCTGAAACTCTGTTCCCTGACCTTTTTCAGCAAAATTGTCTTAAGCAAATTCCCCATCTTATTTCTGCCTGTATTTTGTAGGTGATACCCCGTAATAACGCTTAAATGCGTAACTGAAATAAGCTACATCCGAATAGCCCGTTTCTTTTGCGATCACATATGTCTTGTAATCTGTTTCTTTAAGTAACCTTGCCGCTTCTTCCATTCTTATCCTGTTAATAACATTTGAGCAGGCTTCTCCCATTTCTTTTTTAAAAATACTTGAAAAATAACTGTGACTGAAACCTACACTGTCTGCAACTGTTTCCACCGAAAGCTCAGAATCCCTATAGTTTTCCTCGATATATCGCAGCGCTTTATTAGAAAGACTATTTCCCTGTATTTCCTCTTTTATACTTATATCACCATAGTACACAGCATTTGTATCTTCTGTTATTTTATTTACTGCCATGCAGGCCTCATTAAAGGATCTCGTAATATCTGAAAGCATATCGGCCTTTGATCCTATTCCACAGACTATATCAATATCCAGCTGGTGTTTGAGGCTCCTTACAAGATTTTCACAAATTCTTATGGTTTCCTCGGGATCATGCTCTCCAAATATTATGTCAACCTTTCTGTTTTCTATGACGATTGCCGCTCCGTATTTTTCTCTTAGTTCTTCGTCAATGGCTTCATAAATTACATCTTCCCATTCAGCTTTTTCAGAATGATCTCTCATCTCTGCAACAGCAACTATCCAGCTTCCGGATGATAAAAGTTTCGGAATATTATCGGCAAGCTGCTGCTTTATCTCATCGGTTATCTGTCCCCTGATAACCTGATGAAGCACACTTTCAAGTATCCTTGATCTGCCTCTGTCATATTTTTCCTTAAGTTCAGCAAAATTTCTCTCACTGTCTCTTTCCCTGTCGAGTTGTTTTTTTACCTTAGCCATAGATTCTTCTAATTCTCTTGAATTTATAGGCTTCATGATATAATTCTCAACTTTATATTTTATTGCTTCCCTGGCATAGCTGAAATCATCAAAACCGGAGAATATTATTATCTTAATATCATCGAATTTTTCACGTATCTTAGCTGTGAGTTGAAGGCCATCCATATATGGCATCCGTATATCGGTCATGACAAGGTCAGGTGCCTCTTC is from Lachnospiraceae bacterium C1.1 and encodes:
- a CDS encoding RNA-binding S4 domain-containing protein, with product MRLDKYLKVSRLIKRRSVANEACDAGRVSINGKASKAGTEVKVGDTIEIAFGNKAVKVEVLAIEETVKKEQVKDLFKYV
- a CDS encoding substrate-binding domain-containing protein, whose protein sequence is MNSGQKEIIRFWIFAALLLMFILIADSAGIGYKRKNMKISVIMDCSDSTIHDELEKGISEEASIQNLDINIEFLPKAYDTDLQKEIIKREIDNGAEALIIVPTDDREIKEWIRDEKFTLPITYIYNDRLDRRNAFSAGFDREKAGKILAENIAVDNADARLVMICRHSDSSEILKIIDTIKEYLPDNRLIVEEYYIQPVIATKLKKIAEDRKKTVVITDGPEATESVVKFSNYYKDWDLGIYSIGSDKMLLKNIEDGLVSGAVEWSDYAIGVRSVKTLMNYSRGFFSAYDIVEDPYFINSENIFDSRVIRKDI
- the tilS gene encoding tRNA lysidine(34) synthetase TilS: MKINDRVKKFIKENNMVTPGQRVVAGVSGGADSVCLLFLLYELKEELGYSLSVVHIEHGIRGEASLMDAEYVEKLCEELDLPCRTVHINAPKLAAEKGESLEEAARNARYEEFEREGADRIAVAHHACDAAETMLFNLFRGSSIWGMGSIAPVRGKIIRPLLCLTREEIEEYLRERKIDFRTDETNFDTEIPRNAIRHEIIPIAEKINSNAVKHIAAAASDIRDWSDFISTELDRLERKYTRERNAEIEVDLALLENAPEIAVSEILRRALGRAAGRLKDISRVHVRDVMSLAVKTSGSRISLPYGIYAERVFDKLLFKREDKNTFRNYFKDYQEEAPQNGEIIAPDKMQYTFNLDKIKNSAGFPTSSYTKWFDYDKIRCIPVVRTRRNGDYMAIKNGRKKLKDVFTEAHIAADKRDEISLLADGDHIIWIPGIRMSEAYKIDGSTTRIWEVTASDRNNTQ
- a CDS encoding galactose ABC transporter substrate-binding protein translates to MKKRLVIFIILLFAVIAVCMLGNYRFDGNKQRSCHIGFLAYDGTDTFISSITEEFREEITEYQKLHKDYNLSLNVMDAMADQNRQDMQAEHLLDLNYDILCVNLVERNKASNIIAMAEKKGVPVIFFNREPVKKDLMRNENLYYEGSDAKESAILQAEIIKDAFDNNKIDKNKDGIVQCAVLEGEIGHQDAVIRSEVVLKSLEESGIKLELLTSAVADWDRDKARMTTYAWMSDSEINKNLEIIISNNDAMALGAIDTLDALGIDSIRVVGIDGINEALKSVERKKLLGTVLCDTSKHAEALMKLVDAVVMHKEKMKDLNLDEGKYYRITLEKVEFNDLSAGLILNP
- a CDS encoding response regulator, which translates into the protein MYSIILVDDEAEVRDSMAEGVDWEKLGFQVAGVARNGIEAWELIEEEAPDLVMTDIRMPYMDGLQLTAKIREKFDDIKIIIFSGFDDFSYAREAIKYKVENYIMKPINSRELEESMAKVKKQLDRERDSERNFAELKEKYDRGRSRILESVLHQVIRGQITDEIKQQLADNIPKLLSSGSWIVAVAEMRDHSEKAEWEDVIYEAIDEELREKYGAAIVIENRKVDIIFGEHDPEETIRICENLVRSLKHQLDIDIVCGIGSKADMLSDITRSFNEACMAVNKITEDTNAVYYGDISIKEEIQGNSLSNKALRYIEENYRDSELSVETVADSVGFSHSYFSSIFKKEMGEACSNVINRIRMEEAARLLKETDYKTYVIAKETGYSDVAYFSYAFKRYYGVSPTKYRQK
- a CDS encoding septum formation initiator family protein, giving the protein MGRVPAFQRKKHNKLSVLCIIIVMIMLLGVVAYDSFRLQIKQEQYISRINELEKGIEDEKKRTEDLKEFEKYTKTRKYAEEIAEDKLGLVHDGEIVFKPEDEDK
- a CDS encoding glycoside hydrolase family 3 C-terminal domain-containing protein; this encodes MRRNYQWRKSIAGLMASAMVATTVVSGAGITSLETAFAATTSTEVTEREKTNMEISKTAATQGMVLLKNENSILPLASGKKVALYGSGSVVTIIGGTGSGAVNQRESETVSIYDGLKDVYDITSADYLEAYLESYENQEDGYYKAGSGWWTPASSVERSLETDGAVDDTAKEADTALFVIRRNSGEGADREQEDDYELTDIEKANLEYLKSNFEHVVIILNVGGVIDTAEFADDEDVESVLLMSQAGMKSGEALAEILTGEVTPSGKLTDTWAKDYDDYPSSEDFSFNDDDTDTELYSEGIYVGYRYFDTFGVEPEYEFGFGKSYTDFSIETTSVEADENNVTVKAKVTNTGSSYSGKEVVQVYFSAPSGKLDVPYQELAAYGKTDELEPGKSQTLEISFKTSDMSSYSEDDAAYEMAKGDYLIRVGNSSRNTHVVAKINIGDDVITEQLSNQLMGDNDYNDVDDDLASEAASAESYSYTSEDSEISSAKTIAVSAEKLKLIDGDNASDVDDEVVTTYVSANTAEEDINNLPGSGKYEEKVEKIELSDDYRDKDLIDVYNDDISIEEFVTGLTNEEMSNIVEGYSSSSTDDPIVGAQANSVEGAAGETTQNYYESLGIPNTVLSDGPAGIRITQEYTDDDGTTQYQFAVAFPIGTLLAQTWDEEVVKEVGDAIGTEMAEFGVTVWLAPGMNIHRNPLCGRNFEYYSEDPFLSGTTGAAITNGVQSNPGVGVSIKHYVDNNQEENRSAVDNHISERAMREIYLKGFEIAVKTSQPLTVMSSYNKTNGTWSSENFDILEDVLRSEWDYKGMVMTDWGGMHHIEECMHAGNDLVMPGGSPEEVLSAVEDVEPTFSENGYVTTTSSYSWWTGKTTVTENWNDFTADKDGEAVVSTEFDALAEISANTVVTDGVDGYDELPDEMKTMIEEGSLTVTAVDEDTWLAEYKGTYSDNDMYLGDLQKCTIRVLKMIMASSQFADMNDFKAANYADTMKDYITSVYSVNKSEVETASSTEATSTTTVYTSADGTQYTITAPTNLPFSGRKMKIGGKKGLKVTVSVNGMNYLVKSAKMANSKAAGTASFTIKSLNRAKDANGNKITDKKAAKAASKAIKGQTISFTIKPVELESSKLYVKVKSNTVKKVKASLSDNNGKYKKYVLKKGTDYNLSSDGKTIELTGNYKGSIAVDSATKM
- a CDS encoding HU family DNA-binding protein, translated to MNKTELVAAIAEKSGLTKKDAESALKAFTDSVEETLVKGDKIQLVGFGTFEVVERAAREGRNPQSGAVMKIPASKAPKFKAGKALKDAVNK
- a CDS encoding sensor histidine kinase, coding for MGNLLKTILLKKVREQSFRKMIYKIFIFSTILEFVILNFFWIINHNTQYDRLVRQKQEILLNSGAKQLEEYISTLIDITDNVYFNILKDDFTSEEEKQLLFNYAYNSNSRYIKDIACFNMSGEAVMTAPQIKIKENVNVCDEEWFRAAVGNPENIAFSEPVVDDLYDFPTADYEWVIPVSRYLEISTGREKFEGVIVVNFNYSELTRMCKTLSNSIREYVYLMNDNGEILAHPYQSRYEEGFKPENNKELADLKDGSYKISFLGQRNIYALRTIGYTGWRLVSVYTASAEKENMAKWLIQVLFMISVFMIVILKFSEFISGMVSRPIGELEKSVGELAGGKLDTEVRVYGSIEVRSLAKSVNRLVCRIRFLMEEVRREQKLKRKSEMDSLQSQINPHFLYNTLDVITWMIEKGRNSDATEIVTALARLFRISISKGKNVITVENEIEHVRNYLLIQSRRYRDQFSYSIDIEEDVKNLSTVKLIVQPIVENAIYHAMEFMEDEGEIFIRAYRKGEDLYISVRDNGMGMTEEQQESLLKKPVESKRGNGIGIYNVNERIRLYFGIEYGIIINSEPDEGTEIILHMPAIEYGDWKE